A part of Paenibacillus donghaensis genomic DNA contains:
- the coxB gene encoding cytochrome c oxidase subunit II has translation MRITGQAVKRLLPVTVFCGFLLAGCGREDLSVLRPQGPAAESSFGLMKLSISIMIVVLLIVFSIAAYVIIRFRRKAGQNEIPEQIEGSFKLEVLWTVIPLILVIVLAIPTVKAVFAAGDDHANDKDAIKVKVTGHQYWWEFEYTDYGITTAQDLIIPAGKDIAFELTTTDVLHSFWVPSLSGKMDTNPDGTTNRFSFSAPNEGVYRGKCAELCGPSHGFMEFKVKSVSEEAFQEWLGKMKAPVAVLPEDPALAEKFRAQCLSCHAVGDQNDIGRGPNLTGIGSRESVAGILLNDETGVEGASVEENLKTWLRDPESVKPGNRMPNPKDLGLSDTEIDGIAEYLANYKLD, from the coding sequence ATGAGGATAACAGGGCAGGCTGTAAAGCGGTTGCTTCCAGTGACTGTATTCTGCGGATTTCTGCTGGCCGGATGCGGACGCGAGGACCTCTCGGTGCTGCGGCCGCAGGGGCCGGCAGCAGAGAGTTCGTTCGGGCTGATGAAGCTGTCGATTTCCATCATGATTGTCGTATTGCTGATTGTATTCTCCATAGCGGCTTATGTTATCATCCGTTTCCGCCGGAAGGCAGGCCAGAATGAGATTCCGGAGCAGATTGAAGGCAGCTTCAAGCTGGAGGTGCTCTGGACAGTGATCCCGCTTATTCTAGTTATTGTGCTGGCTATCCCCACAGTGAAGGCGGTATTCGCCGCGGGCGATGACCATGCGAACGATAAGGATGCCATTAAGGTTAAGGTGACCGGGCACCAGTATTGGTGGGAATTCGAATATACCGACTACGGGATTACCACCGCCCAGGATTTAATCATCCCTGCAGGCAAGGATATCGCGTTCGAGCTGACTACAACCGATGTGTTGCATTCCTTCTGGGTACCTTCATTGTCAGGTAAAATGGATACCAACCCCGACGGAACAACTAACCGCTTCAGCTTCAGCGCGCCGAATGAAGGCGTTTACCGCGGTAAATGTGCCGAATTATGCGGTCCTTCCCACGGCTTCATGGAGTTCAAGGTGAAATCGGTCAGCGAGGAAGCCTTCCAGGAGTGGCTGGGCAAGATGAAGGCTCCTGTGGCTGTCCTGCCTGAAGACCCCGCGCTGGCAGAGAAGTTCCGGGCACAATGCCTGTCCTGCCATGCAGTGGGTGACCAGAATGATATTGGCCGAGGACCGAACCTGACCGGTATCGGCTCCAGAGAATCGGTCGCCGGGATTCTGCTTAATGACGAGACGGGTGTGGAAGGCGCTTCCGTCGAAGAGAACCTCAAGACCTGGCTTCGTGATCCCGAGAGTGTGAAGCCGGGCAATCGGATGCCTAACCCCAAGGATTTGGGTTTGAGCGATACTGAAATTGATGGAATAGCTGAATATCTGGCCAATTACAAGCTGGACTGA
- the ctaD gene encoding cytochrome c oxidase subunit I yields MDWITTVDHKKIAVLYLWAGGLFFGIGGFEALLIRWQLIKPMNNFLDAQTFNELITMHGTTMIFLGVMPIIFALMNAVIPLQIGARDVAFPFLNALGFWTFLFGGLLLNLSWVMGGAPDAGWTAYTPLSSTTYSTTHGVDFYTIGLQIAGLGTLIGGINFLATIITMRAPGMSFMRMPMFAWTTFITSAIILFAFPAITVGLVLLTFDRILGANFFVVGGGGSPVLWQHIFWIFGHPEVYILILPAFGIISEVIPTFSRKRLFGYSSMVFATILIAFLGFMVWAHHMFTTGLGPVANALFSVSTMLIAVPTGIKIFNWLFTMWGGQVRFPTANLFAVGFIPTFTMGGVTGVMLASAPADFQFHDTYFVVAHFHYVIVGGLVLGLFAGLHYWWPKMFGRMLSERLGKWTFWTFILGFHLTFFLQHFLGLMGMQRRVFTYLPNQQFDLLNLVSTIGAGLMGVGMIIFLVNIYLTSRRPADAAADPWEDGRTLEWTIPSPPPEYNFKQTPLVRGIDAFWKEKTAGHKAMTPAEPVGSIHMPSATILPFLMSVGIFIAGLGFMFSRDEFRSPLTGFLFNNYVVTAIGLLITFGSMLARSLFDDQGWHIEPEELEGR; encoded by the coding sequence ATGGACTGGATTACCACCGTTGACCACAAAAAAATCGCGGTCCTCTACCTGTGGGCCGGAGGGCTGTTCTTTGGCATCGGCGGATTTGAAGCGCTGCTGATCCGCTGGCAGTTGATTAAGCCGATGAATAACTTCCTCGATGCCCAGACCTTTAACGAGCTGATTACGATGCATGGCACGACGATGATCTTCCTGGGCGTTATGCCCATCATCTTCGCCCTGATGAATGCGGTCATTCCGCTGCAGATCGGGGCGCGTGACGTGGCTTTTCCTTTTCTGAACGCGCTGGGCTTCTGGACGTTCCTCTTCGGCGGCCTGCTGCTGAATCTCAGCTGGGTGATGGGCGGCGCCCCGGATGCCGGCTGGACCGCCTATACCCCACTCTCCTCTACGACCTACAGCACCACGCACGGCGTGGACTTCTACACCATCGGCCTGCAGATCGCCGGGCTTGGCACCCTGATCGGCGGAATCAATTTCCTGGCGACCATTATTACGATGCGCGCTCCGGGAATGTCCTTTATGCGCATGCCGATGTTCGCCTGGACTACCTTTATTACCTCCGCAATCATCCTGTTTGCTTTTCCGGCTATTACTGTAGGGCTTGTTCTGCTCACCTTCGACCGCATTCTCGGAGCCAATTTCTTCGTGGTGGGCGGTGGCGGCAGCCCTGTACTCTGGCAGCATATCTTCTGGATCTTTGGCCATCCCGAAGTGTATATACTTATCCTGCCAGCGTTTGGCATTATTTCAGAGGTGATTCCCACCTTCTCCCGCAAGCGGCTGTTCGGATACAGCTCCATGGTATTCGCGACGATTCTGATCGCCTTCCTGGGCTTCATGGTCTGGGCGCATCATATGTTTACCACCGGTCTCGGACCGGTAGCCAACGCCTTGTTCTCTGTGTCCACGATGCTGATTGCCGTCCCGACAGGGATCAAAATCTTCAACTGGCTGTTTACCATGTGGGGCGGACAAGTGCGTTTCCCCACCGCCAACCTGTTTGCGGTCGGATTCATTCCAACCTTCACCATGGGCGGTGTCACAGGGGTGATGCTGGCCTCCGCACCTGCGGATTTCCAGTTCCATGATACGTATTTCGTTGTGGCGCATTTCCATTACGTCATTGTCGGAGGACTGGTGCTGGGCCTCTTCGCCGGGCTGCACTACTGGTGGCCCAAGATGTTCGGGCGCATGCTGAGCGAGCGGCTGGGCAAATGGACCTTTTGGACGTTTATTCTGGGCTTCCATCTGACCTTTTTCCTGCAGCATTTCCTGGGCCTGATGGGCATGCAGCGCCGTGTGTTTACGTATCTGCCCAACCAGCAATTTGATCTGTTGAATCTGGTCAGCACGATCGGGGCGGGGCTGATGGGTGTGGGCATGATTATATTTCTAGTCAATATCTACCTGACATCCAGGAGACCGGCAGATGCCGCCGCCGATCCATGGGAGGATGGCCGGACGCTGGAATGGACCATTCCCTCGCCGCCGCCGGAATACAATTTCAAGCAGACCCCGCTGGTGCGCGGCATCGATGCCTTCTGGAAAGAGAAAACGGCAGGTCACAAGGCGATGACTCCGGCGGAGCCTGTCGGGTCCATTCATATGCCATCGGCTACGATCCTTCCGTTTCTGATGTCTGTAGGGATATTTATCGCCGGCCTGGGGTTTATGTTCAGCCGGGACGAATTCCGCAGCCCGCTTACGGGTTTCCTGTTTAATAATTACGTGGTAACCGCAATTGGACTGCTTATTACCTTCGGATCGATGCTGGCCCGTTCGCTCTTTGACGATCAGGGCTGGCATATCGAACCGGAAGAGCTGGAAGGAAGGTGA
- a CDS encoding cytochrome (ubi)quinol oxidase subunit III, which produces MTTAQAEAADGTLPHEPEKATLEGRNKVLAFWLFLGGEAVLFGTLFATFLALRNQTNEGPTADELFHLPLVAAATFILLLSSLTSVFAIQAMHGNRPAVLRLWLIVTVVLGLGFLGLEIYEFSVYVRHEAFGMTTSAFSSAFYTLVGFHGAHVAFGVVWILILIGQLSYKGLTVVTAPKIYVSAMYWHFIDVVWVFIFTVVYLLGKVG; this is translated from the coding sequence ATGACAACGGCACAGGCTGAAGCAGCTGACGGGACTCTTCCGCATGAACCGGAGAAGGCCACGCTGGAGGGACGCAATAAGGTGCTGGCCTTCTGGCTGTTTCTGGGCGGAGAGGCAGTGCTGTTCGGGACGCTGTTCGCCACCTTCCTTGCGCTGCGCAACCAGACCAATGAAGGGCCAACAGCCGATGAGCTGTTTCATCTGCCGCTGGTGGCGGCGGCGACATTCATTCTGCTGCTCAGCAGCTTGACCAGTGTGTTCGCCATTCAGGCCATGCACGGCAACCGTCCGGCGGTACTGCGGCTCTGGCTGATCGTTACCGTTGTGCTGGGTCTGGGTTTCCTTGGACTCGAAATCTACGAGTTCAGCGTATATGTCAGACACGAGGCGTTCGGCATGACTACCAGTGCATTCAGCTCGGCTTTTTATACATTGGTTGGCTTTCATGGTGCACATGTCGCTTTTGGTGTCGTCTGGATCTTGATTCTGATTGGGCAACTGAGCTATAAAGGGCTAACCGTCGTAACCGCGCCCAAAATCTATGTGTCGGCCATGTACTGGCATTTCATCGACGTGGTGTGGGTATTTATCTTCACGGTGGTATACCTGCTTGGAAAGGTGGGCTAA
- a CDS encoding cytochrome C oxidase subunit IV family protein — protein MATEQHPPEKGGVKHRHRPEGPQRHIVVFIFSIVLTLIAFAAVAAGGINAAFAVILLLVMAVLQVIMQMGFWMHLKDKGHMMPIIFIFGGFFIAGTCIVMALYWVWWD, from the coding sequence ATGGCGACTGAACAGCATCCGCCGGAGAAGGGCGGAGTGAAGCACCGTCACCGGCCGGAAGGGCCGCAGCGGCATATTGTAGTATTTATCTTCTCAATTGTGCTGACCTTGATCGCCTTCGCCGCTGTGGCAGCGGGGGGCATCAATGCAGCCTTTGCCGTGATTCTGCTGCTGGTAATGGCGGTGCTGCAGGTTATCATGCAGATGGGCTTCTGGATGCACCTGAAGGATAAAGGTCACATGATGCCGATTATTTTTATATTTGGCGGCTTTTTTATTGCCGGCACCTGCATCGTAATGGCGCTGTATTGGGTTTGGTGGGATTGA
- the ctaG gene encoding cytochrome c oxidase assembly factor CtaG, producing MPVLEYFSFNDLWSPLILAGMLLCMAGYFVLIGPLASRFPGNGNVPVWRKLLFVAGLTALYLAQGGPLSLLGHLMFSFHMISMALSYLIAVPLLMLGLPDFLWRSLLRRNPLHRLSFLAQPIVAALLFNGLFSLYHIPAIHDYVMVHFTIHRLYYGVLFVTAALMWWTLISPLPERKSVGGLGKLGYIFLNMVLLTPACGLIIFAPNPLYATYTDPNIWARAMGYCVSTSPGALLQSFGGPAFFGALSPKVDQQVGGIAMKFIQEIIFASMLAYVFYHWYKKENGQDDAEASKVSSDGGTVL from the coding sequence ATGCCGGTACTTGAATATTTCAGCTTTAACGATCTCTGGAGTCCGCTTATTCTGGCCGGCATGCTGCTGTGCATGGCCGGCTATTTCGTACTTATTGGGCCGCTGGCCTCACGCTTCCCAGGTAACGGGAACGTTCCGGTCTGGCGGAAGCTGCTGTTTGTTGCCGGGCTGACCGCGCTTTATCTGGCACAAGGCGGGCCGCTCAGCCTGCTTGGGCATCTGATGTTCTCTTTTCATATGATCAGCATGGCCCTGTCCTATCTGATTGCAGTTCCGCTGCTGATGCTGGGCCTTCCTGACTTTCTATGGCGCAGTCTGCTGCGTCGTAATCCGCTGCACCGCTTGTCCTTCCTCGCCCAGCCGATCGTGGCAGCCTTGCTGTTTAACGGCTTGTTCTCCCTGTACCATATTCCGGCAATCCATGATTATGTGATGGTCCATTTCACTATCCACCGGCTGTATTATGGGGTGCTCTTCGTAACCGCTGCGCTGATGTGGTGGACGCTGATCAGTCCGCTCCCGGAGCGCAAGTCGGTTGGCGGTCTCGGCAAGCTTGGCTATATTTTTCTCAATATGGTGCTGCTGACTCCGGCCTGCGGGCTGATTATATTTGCTCCTAATCCCCTCTATGCCACATACACCGATCCGAATATCTGGGCGCGGGCGATGGGCTATTGTGTATCCACCTCTCCGGGCGCTCTGCTGCAGTCCTTCGGTGGTCCGGCCTTCTTCGGCGCGCTTTCTCCCAAGGTCGATCAGCAGGTGGGCGGCATCGCCATGAAGTTCATTCAGGAAATTATTTTTGCCTCCATGCTTGCTTATGTGTTCTATCATTGGTATAAAAAAGAGAACGGGCAAGACGATGCGGAAGCATCGAAGGTTTCTTCGGACGGAGGAACGGTGCTTTGA
- a CDS encoding DUF420 domain-containing protein — protein MDIFTLFPTISTSFIVISAVLVAIGWRQIIKGKREAHKKTMLAAAVAALLFFIMYVSRIALVGSTSWGGPDELKGIYQVFLIFHIILATTAAVFGLTTITLAFKEKYAKHRKWGRITAMMWFVTAITGAVVYILLYLLYPGGHTKPLWEVIMGS, from the coding sequence ATGGATATTTTCACGCTGTTTCCAACGATCAGCACATCTTTTATCGTGATCAGTGCGGTGCTGGTGGCGATTGGCTGGAGACAAATTATTAAGGGCAAACGCGAGGCGCACAAGAAAACTATGCTTGCTGCTGCTGTGGCGGCATTGCTATTCTTCATTATGTATGTATCGAGAATCGCGCTTGTTGGCAGTACCTCGTGGGGTGGCCCGGATGAACTGAAGGGCATCTACCAGGTGTTTCTGATCTTCCATATCATCTTGGCGACTACAGCCGCAGTGTTTGGGTTGACCACCATTACGCTTGCATTTAAGGAGAAGTATGCCAAGCATCGCAAGTGGGGCAGAATTACGGCCATGATGTGGTTCGTGACCGCCATTACCGGAGCCGTGGTATATATCCTGCTGTATCTGCTGTATCCAGGCGGGCACACCAAGCCGCTATGGGAAGTTATTATGGGGTCGTAA
- a CDS encoding HD-GYP domain-containing protein, producing the protein MEELAVLVKKVQTALTEEAHVSVWMNFLKEKHPETHRHSVRVAMLGEELAVAMKLSSKDKNHLVRGCFLHDIGKSFIPVHILEQQEPLLEDQMNILQLHPLIGADLAKDFPGIDQVVADIIRYHHERWDGSGYPCGLSGTRIPLLARICAVVDAYDEIQFMNGCRKRSTIELARKELRAGAGVQFDKTVVDHFLELSDLQLSL; encoded by the coding sequence TTGGAGGAATTAGCTGTGCTCGTCAAAAAAGTTCAGACTGCTCTGACAGAAGAGGCTCATGTGAGTGTTTGGATGAATTTTTTGAAGGAAAAACACCCTGAAACTCACCGTCATTCTGTTCGGGTAGCTATGCTGGGGGAAGAACTGGCCGTTGCGATGAAACTGAGCAGCAAGGACAAAAACCACCTGGTACGCGGCTGCTTTTTGCACGATATCGGTAAATCTTTTATACCTGTACATATATTGGAGCAGCAGGAACCGCTGCTTGAGGATCAAATGAACATACTCCAGCTTCATCCTCTGATCGGTGCCGATTTAGCCAAGGATTTTCCCGGAATTGATCAGGTAGTTGCAGACATCATCCGTTATCATCATGAACGCTGGGACGGGAGCGGTTATCCCTGCGGGTTATCCGGTACCCGTATCCCCCTGCTTGCGCGAATCTGTGCGGTAGTGGACGCTTACGACGAAATACAGTTTATGAACGGCTGCCGCAAGCGCAGCACGATTGAGCTCGCCCGTAAGGAACTTCGCGCAGGTGCGGGCGTTCAATTTGACAAAACGGTTGTGGACCATTTCCTCGAGCTTTCCGACCTTCAATTGAGCTTATAG
- a CDS encoding tyrosine-type recombinase/integrase: MTTERMASSNSQLAVVDRDAVSDSDEQIVQMFLATCCRTPNTRRNYERALSAFRKFISNKTLREVTWRELEAYKLFLTQGGYSYPRQLAPASIAAFIAPLKSFYKWGSDLHIGFFSNNPTLSVRIPTINITSRRNFLTKREVGNLLRELQKQGLRNYLIGLTLVMLGLRVSELTAMKWGDFHSDPLESSVWLTITQAKGGKRREIKVPPILWELYSQLSSLRAGTNEPDKDLLMFSLSSRQVERIIKNAGEVSFIEKKLTPHWLRHTNATLALLQGASLQQVQESLGHSHINTTQRYLHTVQQIQKAAPDFVEDSLRDFIE; encoded by the coding sequence ATGACCACAGAACGGATGGCTTCCAGCAATTCTCAACTGGCCGTAGTAGATCGGGATGCGGTATCTGACAGTGATGAGCAAATCGTGCAGATGTTTCTGGCAACCTGCTGCAGGACACCTAATACAAGAAGGAATTATGAACGGGCACTGAGTGCGTTCCGCAAATTCATCTCCAATAAAACCTTGCGCGAGGTGACCTGGCGAGAACTTGAAGCCTACAAGCTGTTTCTGACCCAAGGCGGATACAGCTATCCACGCCAGCTGGCGCCGGCAAGCATTGCCGCTTTTATCGCACCATTGAAATCATTTTACAAGTGGGGAAGCGATCTGCATATTGGTTTTTTCAGTAATAATCCAACACTCAGCGTTCGTATCCCTACCATAAATATTACCAGCAGACGCAATTTTCTGACCAAAAGAGAAGTAGGAAACCTGCTCCGTGAATTGCAAAAGCAAGGCTTGCGAAACTACCTGATCGGTCTTACTCTGGTAATGCTGGGCCTCCGGGTCTCGGAGCTTACTGCTATGAAGTGGGGCGATTTTCACAGTGATCCTCTGGAATCCTCCGTTTGGCTAACGATTACCCAAGCAAAGGGCGGCAAGCGAAGAGAGATCAAGGTACCTCCGATCCTGTGGGAATTATATTCACAGCTGTCCAGTTTACGGGCCGGAACGAATGAGCCGGATAAGGATCTGTTGATGTTCTCGCTATCGTCAAGACAAGTTGAGCGTATCATTAAGAATGCTGGAGAAGTAAGCTTCATTGAGAAAAAACTAACACCTCACTGGTTGCGCCATACCAATGCCACACTGGCCTTATTGCAGGGAGCATCACTTCAACAGGTGCAGGAATCACTCGGACATTCCCATATCAACACCACGCAAAGATATCTCCACACTGTGCAGCAAATTCAAAAGGCGGCTCCGGATTTTGTGGAAGACAGCTTACGTGATTTCATAGAATAA
- a CDS encoding GntR family transcriptional regulator, which translates to MWIPVQINENSAEPLYHQIETQLRSLIISGAIPEGTLLPSIREFAGDLKCSVITVRRVYQDLENEGLLRTRQGTGTFVSHVGTGAMEGYKQEAITKALEAAVDTAMSVQSDKAEIIRIFLEIVERKYNELK; encoded by the coding sequence ATGTGGATTCCAGTACAGATCAATGAGAACAGTGCAGAGCCGCTATACCACCAGATTGAGACCCAGCTTCGTTCCCTGATCATCAGCGGTGCCATCCCGGAAGGAACCTTGCTTCCATCGATCCGTGAATTTGCCGGTGATCTCAAATGCAGCGTAATTACAGTCCGCCGGGTCTATCAGGATCTGGAGAATGAAGGACTTCTGCGAACCAGGCAGGGCACTGGTACCTTTGTTTCTCATGTAGGGACCGGGGCTATGGAGGGCTATAAGCAGGAAGCTATAACCAAAGCCCTCGAAGCAGCGGTCGATACGGCAATGTCCGTACAGAGTGACAAGGCGGAGATCATCAGAATATTCCTGGAAATTGTCGAACGAAAGTATAACGAATTGAAATGA
- a CDS encoding ATP-binding cassette domain-containing protein — protein sequence MVQMAIKLQNVRKLRRNKTLGPLNLNLPAGYITALVGQNGSGKSTLLQMLLQLNYPDEGNIVWYESKYVNELPIELRQSIAYVPEISQKEEDQWTAEHAAAFRSHWYPDWDKRYFEELLEKFEMPRNIQLRKVSKGERRKFEIAAALAGRPRLLILDEPSSGLDPFSWKIMLEALRHYMDETNATIIMSSHNVEEVRRLADYIVLIHQGQLMGMADKDSLFGSWSEVWVHAAVEEELAELAAELPGAIQFAMETPGVASFKVQQFHSLEKRIQDLGVKVIKSRSLELDEILGLWTQGHRPVLIDQKRGD from the coding sequence ATGGTCCAGATGGCAATTAAACTGCAGAATGTTAGGAAGCTACGGCGCAATAAGACGCTTGGGCCGCTTAATCTGAATCTGCCGGCAGGTTATATTACCGCTCTGGTCGGTCAGAACGGCTCGGGCAAGAGTACCTTGCTGCAGATGCTGCTTCAGCTGAACTACCCGGATGAAGGCAACATCGTCTGGTACGAGAGCAAATATGTAAATGAGCTTCCGATAGAGCTGCGCCAATCGATAGCTTATGTGCCGGAGATTTCCCAGAAGGAAGAGGATCAATGGACCGCTGAGCATGCAGCTGCCTTCCGCAGCCATTGGTATCCGGATTGGGACAAACGTTACTTCGAGGAGCTGCTTGAGAAATTCGAGATGCCGCGCAATATTCAGCTGCGCAAAGTGTCGAAGGGGGAACGCCGCAAGTTTGAGATTGCCGCCGCGCTGGCTGGGCGTCCCAGGCTGCTCATTCTGGATGAGCCTTCCTCGGGGCTGGACCCGTTCTCCTGGAAGATCATGCTTGAAGCTCTAAGGCATTACATGGATGAAACCAATGCCACGATCATCATGTCCAGCCACAATGTAGAGGAGGTCCGGCGGCTGGCCGATTATATCGTGCTGATTCATCAGGGGCAGCTGATGGGCATGGCAGACAAAGACAGCTTGTTCGGCTCCTGGAGCGAAGTATGGGTCCATGCCGCTGTGGAAGAGGAGTTGGCTGAGCTGGCAGCGGAGCTGCCGGGCGCGATCCAGTTTGCGATGGAAACGCCGGGTGTAGCTTCTTTTAAAGTACAGCAATTCCATTCCTTGGAGAAACGGATTCAGGATTTGGGCGTAAAGGTAATCAAGAGTCGCAGCTTGGAGCTGGATGAAATTCTAGGGTTATGGACACAGGGACACCGTCCGGTATTGATTGATCAGAAGAGAGGGGACTGA
- a CDS encoding ABC transporter ATP-binding protein: protein MEALKLESVVKQYGDKTAVNGISLNVGQGEIYGLLGANGAGKTTTMRMVLGLIYPDDGKILYNGKSFNSELQQVMGYLPEERGLYPKVKINEQIIYLARLRGMSASEADKSLRYWLERFEVPEYYNKKIEELSKGNQQKMGFIAAVVHKPQILILDEAFSGLDPVNVELLKGTVKELRDQGTSILFSTHRMEHVEELCRNITILDRSNTVVQGDIQQIKNGYPREQIMLRTVGEVTGLQSVPGVTSVQKQERGYLVGISEVSAAQRVLQLAIGQSEVEHFEIKEPTLNQIFIRAVGESNE, encoded by the coding sequence ATGGAAGCACTGAAACTGGAAAGCGTAGTGAAGCAATACGGAGACAAAACGGCAGTGAACGGAATCAGCCTGAATGTGGGGCAAGGGGAGATTTATGGTCTGCTTGGCGCCAACGGCGCCGGTAAAACAACGACGATGCGTATGGTGCTGGGTCTTATTTACCCGGATGATGGGAAGATCTTGTACAACGGTAAAAGCTTCAACAGCGAGCTTCAGCAGGTTATGGGCTACCTTCCTGAAGAACGCGGACTGTATCCCAAGGTGAAGATCAACGAACAGATCATCTATCTGGCCCGTCTGCGGGGAATGTCGGCCAGTGAGGCGGATAAGAGCCTGCGCTACTGGCTGGAACGTTTCGAAGTCCCGGAATACTACAATAAGAAGATTGAAGAGCTGTCCAAGGGGAACCAGCAGAAGATGGGCTTTATCGCCGCCGTGGTCCACAAGCCGCAGATTCTGATTCTGGATGAAGCCTTCAGCGGACTTGACCCGGTCAACGTAGAGCTGCTTAAAGGGACAGTCAAAGAACTGAGAGATCAAGGCACAAGCATCTTGTTCTCGACCCACCGGATGGAGCATGTCGAGGAGCTGTGCCGAAATATCACGATCCTGGACCGTTCCAACACAGTCGTGCAGGGAGATATCCAGCAGATCAAGAACGGCTATCCGCGTGAGCAGATCATGCTGCGGACCGTAGGTGAAGTAACTGGACTGCAGTCGGTGCCTGGCGTAACTTCGGTGCAGAAGCAGGAACGCGGATACCTGGTAGGCATAAGTGAAGTGAGCGCGGCGCAGCGGGTTCTGCAGCTGGCGATTGGTCAGAGTGAAGTAGAGCATTTCGAGATCAAGGAACCAACGTTAAACCAAATCTTTATCAGAGCGGTGGGTGAATCGAATGAATAA